One stretch of Candidatus Zymogenus saltonus DNA includes these proteins:
- a CDS encoding alpha/beta fold hydrolase: MEDLREINRANTNRMRIFIEGLLRISKVKMVVNGIEKVPKKSTIFLSNHFTRIETLILPYIIHTRLGIFPRSLTATQIFEALPRDFMESVGAVPVNFPDRDDMIAKSLLSGESWIIFPEGRMVKDKKVIKDGHFIIHDGDMLLDRPPHTGAGMVAIKTQMAARLMRDFTDKHSLTRIFGFDYLDEFEVNIVPLNITYYPMRVIETGLYKQVDRLVRFIERGGLSPRYEEELKIESSIISPGVEMTVNFGHPRSITEYTPWVKERDVFPVVKKDSLKKKNVALSKVIKDMMNDYMYDIYHLTTVNPDHITARLMKTMVKRNILKDDTENLKMRTFLSALKTRELTNISLNNRIKHEPETIVVEGEKVVDSFLEMVKAEDLIEISKGSGSTNGDSTLTIKEKQFKWPHKFHDIRLFNTVEVINNEISPLKEVTELVDETLSLKGKYLRDETVKALIRGEEERFFTDYSMFYTEGQSKERKFGMPKINFGSNDIGILLIHGYMASPEEMRPLNEYLVKEGFTVYSARLSGHGTSPEDLRGRNWEDWFYSARVGYTILSKLVKKIFICGFSMGGALSWHLAACGYPKIKGIISISAAMKLVSRASFLAPAFDLLDNALKYVGLKRSPVQFIKNIPENPHINYFRNPVHGVDQLLELIRVVKGELNKVKVPALIIQGGHDPTVDPESAVEYYNSISSKIKGLVWVDSPYHGIVYRGGDNKFKKIVDFINDPKKGVEESHTWIPG, encoded by the coding sequence ATGGAGGATTTAAGGGAGATAAACAGGGCCAACACCAACAGGATGCGCATTTTTATTGAGGGACTTTTGAGGATTTCCAAGGTAAAGATGGTCGTAAATGGAATCGAAAAGGTTCCCAAGAAATCGACCATATTCCTCTCAAATCACTTCACGAGGATCGAGACGTTAATCCTCCCCTATATTATACATACCCGATTGGGAATATTTCCGAGGTCTCTTACCGCCACACAGATCTTCGAGGCTCTGCCGAGGGATTTCATGGAGAGCGTTGGGGCCGTGCCCGTGAATTTCCCCGACAGGGACGACATGATAGCAAAGAGCCTCCTTTCCGGAGAAAGCTGGATAATATTCCCGGAGGGAAGGATGGTCAAGGACAAGAAGGTGATCAAAGACGGCCATTTTATTATCCACGACGGTGATATGCTTCTGGATCGTCCCCCCCACACCGGCGCCGGAATGGTCGCCATAAAAACCCAAATGGCGGCGCGGCTCATGAGGGATTTTACGGACAAACACTCCCTGACCAGAATATTCGGCTTCGATTATCTCGATGAATTCGAGGTCAACATCGTTCCCCTAAACATTACTTATTACCCGATGAGGGTCATTGAGACCGGCCTTTACAAACAGGTTGACAGGCTCGTTCGCTTCATCGAGAGGGGGGGGCTCTCGCCCCGCTACGAGGAGGAGCTCAAGATTGAAAGCTCAATAATCTCGCCCGGGGTCGAGATGACGGTTAACTTCGGCCATCCCAGAAGCATCACGGAATACACGCCGTGGGTAAAAGAAAGGGACGTTTTCCCCGTTGTAAAGAAGGACTCCTTAAAGAAGAAGAACGTCGCCCTCTCAAAGGTCATAAAAGATATGATGAACGATTACATGTACGACATCTATCATCTCACCACCGTAAATCCCGACCACATCACCGCAAGACTGATGAAGACGATGGTCAAGCGCAACATACTCAAGGACGATACAGAAAACCTCAAAATGAGGACATTCCTGTCGGCGCTCAAGACAAGGGAGCTTACGAACATCTCTCTTAACAACAGGATTAAGCATGAGCCTGAGACCATCGTTGTTGAGGGTGAGAAGGTGGTCGATTCCTTTCTGGAGATGGTGAAGGCGGAAGATCTTATTGAAATAAGCAAGGGGAGCGGAAGCACTAACGGGGATTCAACCCTCACTATCAAGGAAAAGCAGTTCAAGTGGCCCCATAAATTTCACGACATAAGGTTGTTCAACACGGTGGAGGTCATAAACAACGAGATAAGCCCCCTCAAGGAGGTGACCGAGCTCGTCGATGAAACCCTGAGCCTAAAGGGAAAATATTTAAGGGATGAAACCGTAAAGGCCCTCATCCGTGGAGAGGAGGAGCGGTTTTTCACCGATTACTCGATGTTTTACACCGAGGGGCAGTCCAAGGAGAGAAAATTCGGGATGCCAAAAATCAATTTCGGCAGCAACGATATCGGGATTCTTCTTATCCACGGATATATGGCGAGCCCCGAAGAAATGCGGCCTTTAAACGAGTATCTCGTCAAAGAGGGATTTACCGTCTACTCCGCAAGGCTTTCGGGACACGGCACCTCCCCGGAGGACCTCAGGGGGAGAAACTGGGAGGATTGGTTTTATTCGGCAAGAGTCGGATACACAATACTTTCAAAGCTCGTAAAGAAGATCTTCATCTGCGGTTTTTCGATGGGGGGAGCTCTCTCCTGGCACCTGGCGGCCTGCGGCTACCCGAAGATCAAGGGCATCATCTCCATCTCCGCGGCGATGAAGCTGGTAAGCAGGGCGTCTTTTTTGGCTCCCGCCTTTGATCTCTTGGACAACGCCCTGAAATACGTCGGACTCAAAAGGTCGCCGGTTCAGTTTATCAAAAACATACCTGAAAATCCTCACATCAACTACTTCAGGAATCCGGTGCACGGGGTTGACCAGCTCCTGGAGCTCATCAGGGTGGTAAAGGGAGAGCTGAACAAGGTAAAGGTGCCGGCCCTGATCATACAGGGGGGGCACGATCCGACCGTCGATCCGGAAAGCGCCGTGGAGTACTACAATTCTATATCCTCCAAGATCAAGGGCCTCGTATGGGTGGACTCCCCCTATCACGGAATAGTATATCGCGGCGGTGACAATAAGTTCAAGAAGATCGTCGATTTCATAAATGACCCAAAGAAGGGGGTCGAGGAATCCCACACGTGGATACCGGGTTAG
- a CDS encoding SUMF1/EgtB/PvdO family nonheme iron enzyme has product MPQTPCAVELDKMVEVPGGTFVMGGADDGMENSVPAHEVKVNYFFIDSHEVTNVRFAEFLNHLGKTTLNGNKLIDLDLSGIEVEERGGKAFYVAKEGMEEYPVVSVTWHGADEYAKFRGKRLPTEAEWEYAASGGAKSKFPWGDDYDPNRTNQGGSFGALTPVMSYLPNGFGLYDMVGNAMEWTADWYGEDYYTKSPPDNPTGPKAGTERVVRGGAFDSIQPVTVRDRFYLKPDRSLPDLGFRCVK; this is encoded by the coding sequence ATGCCGCAGACTCCCTGCGCCGTCGAGCTCGATAAGATGGTGGAGGTCCCCGGGGGGACGTTCGTCATGGGGGGGGCGGATGACGGGATGGAGAACAGCGTCCCGGCCCACGAGGTAAAGGTCAACTATTTTTTCATCGACAGCCACGAGGTCACAAACGTCCGCTTCGCCGAGTTTCTGAATCATCTCGGAAAGACGACCTTAAACGGGAATAAACTCATCGACCTTGACTTGTCAGGGATCGAAGTCGAGGAGAGGGGAGGAAAGGCGTTCTACGTGGCGAAGGAGGGGATGGAGGAGTACCCAGTCGTCTCGGTGACGTGGCACGGGGCGGACGAGTACGCCAAGTTCCGGGGAAAGAGGCTCCCCACGGAGGCGGAGTGGGAATATGCGGCGTCCGGGGGGGCAAAGTCCAAGTTCCCTTGGGGGGACGACTACGACCCAAACCGGACCAACCAGGGCGGCTCCTTCGGGGCGCTGACCCCGGTGATGAGCTATCTCCCAAACGGCTTCGGATTATACGACATGGTCGGAAACGCCATGGAGTGGACGGCCGACTGGTACGGGGAGGATTACTACACCAAGTCTCCACCGGACAACCCCACGGGGCCAAAGGCGGGAACGGAGAGGGTAGTCCGGGGCGGCGCCTTCGACAGCATACAGCCGGTGACGGTTCGCGACCGGTTCTATTTAAAGCCTGACAGGTCGCTGCCGGATTTGGGGTTTAGGTGCGTGAAATGA
- a CDS encoding PQQ-binding-like beta-propeller repeat protein, producing the protein MRNFVEALIKITFKISLALLVSLVLIMVCFNLYERTINVKVPVKLKWRYKTGFYGYSTPVVDDGIVYVGDQLNYLYAIDKDRGKMKWKYYESYFIFTSPSVVDGVIYVGSYYNGPFDDTCLHAIDAKNGRLKWSFKLADPGSSSGPPTVADGTVFVGCSDNYLYAVDAESGELKWRFETGGSILCRPTVVDGVVYFGSRDDCLYAIDANSGEMKWKYEVGNWMECSSPAVDGMVYVGSNNSNVYAIDIDTGELKWRFETGGEIISFPTVVGGVVFIGSKDNYLYALDSNSGELKWRFKTGDNVCSTPKMANEVVYFGSNDHYLYAVDYTSGIQKWRYKTRGSIVSSIVVVDNFIYFGSAAHFFRGKHHWGPYLYALEIKKQ; encoded by the coding sequence ATGAGAAACTTTGTAGAAGCTTTAATTAAAATAACATTCAAAATTTCATTGGCATTATTGGTGTCATTGGTATTAATAATGGTATGTTTTAATCTTTATGAAAGAACTATAAATGTAAAAGTTCCTGTCAAACTGAAGTGGCGCTATAAAACTGGTTTTTATGGATATTCCACTCCCGTTGTGGATGATGGAATTGTTTATGTTGGAGACCAATTAAACTATCTTTATGCCATAGATAAAGATAGGGGCAAAATGAAGTGGAAGTATTATGAAAGCTATTTTATATTCACATCACCATCGGTGGTCGATGGTGTTATATATGTAGGTAGTTACTATAATGGCCCTTTTGATGATACTTGTCTTCATGCTATAGATGCAAAAAATGGCAGGTTGAAGTGGAGTTTTAAACTGGCTGATCCTGGATCATCGTCTGGTCCGCCAACAGTAGCTGATGGTACAGTATTTGTAGGATGTTCAGACAATTATCTATATGCCGTGGATGCAGAAAGTGGTGAGCTGAAATGGCGCTTTGAGACAGGAGGCAGTATACTGTGCAGACCTACAGTTGTTGACGGTGTAGTTTATTTTGGAAGCAGGGATGATTGTCTATATGCCATTGATGCCAATAGTGGTGAGATGAAATGGAAATATGAGGTGGGAAATTGGATGGAATGTTCCTCCCCCGCGGTTGACGGCATGGTCTATGTGGGAAGTAATAATAGTAATGTTTATGCCATTGATATAGATACGGGCGAGTTAAAGTGGCGCTTTGAGACGGGAGGAGAAATAATTTCTTTTCCCACAGTGGTCGGAGGTGTTGTCTTTATAGGGTCTAAAGATAATTACTTGTATGCTTTAGATTCCAACAGTGGCGAGTTAAAGTGGCGTTTTAAAACGGGAGATAACGTTTGCTCTACACCCAAAATGGCTAATGAAGTGGTCTATTTCGGAAGCAATGATCACTATCTTTATGCTGTAGACTATACTAGTGGTATCCAAAAGTGGAGATATAAAACAAGAGGTAGTATCGTTTCTTCCATCGTTGTTGTTGATAATTTCATCTATTTTGGAAGTGCTGCTCATTTTTTTCGGGGTAAGCATCATTGGGGACCTTATCTTTACGCCCTGGAAATAAAGAAGCAGTGA
- a CDS encoding sulfatase, with product MKYNRKNIKVAGSGDGTRAVGLDRCLETGITRRDALKVMGSTVALAGISGLGLGGAAYGAPRRPNVIFILTDDHRWDVLGVMGHPFIQTPNMDRLANEGILFENAFVTTSLCSPSRASFLTGQYASVHGVQNNFSRWDSDKNVTFMKHFKDAGYDTAFIGKWHMPGTGEGLPELPGVDLFVSFTRKDGQGDYYNCPIYVNHVLTPNRHPYITTELTEYAMAFVKEKRENPFCLYLSHKAVHHDWKPPEHLKGKYKDADLSFLAPESDKFNTMTKNNFLEGGMDNMHKRYRDYCECLESVDEELGRLLATLEETGELDNTVIVYAGDNGYIFGEHRLIAKHYPYEESIRIPYIVRYPGLIKDPGRKADQMVLNIDLALTLMEIAGIPIPESVQGESFAPIMRSASAEGRESWVYELFRDFPFGGRVPPNKTLRTNTHKYIEWELCKEPEIYDIANDPRELKNLYGTPEGEALMPDLKAELDSLKERFHLVSGNI from the coding sequence ATGAAATACAATAGAAAAAATATAAAAGTTGCCGGCAGTGGAGACGGCACAAGGGCTGTCGGACTTGATCGGTGTCTTGAGACCGGCATCACCCGAAGGGACGCCCTGAAGGTCATGGGATCGACCGTCGCCTTGGCCGGTATTTCCGGGCTGGGACTTGGGGGAGCCGCCTACGGCGCCCCGCGAAGGCCCAACGTGATATTCATCCTGACCGACGACCACCGATGGGACGTCCTGGGGGTCATGGGGCACCCCTTCATCCAGACGCCGAACATGGACAGGCTGGCGAACGAGGGGATCCTCTTCGAGAACGCCTTCGTCACCACCTCCCTCTGCAGCCCGAGCCGGGCGAGCTTCTTGACCGGCCAGTACGCCTCCGTCCACGGCGTCCAGAACAACTTCAGCCGCTGGGACAGCGACAAAAACGTCACTTTCATGAAGCACTTCAAGGATGCGGGCTACGACACCGCCTTCATCGGCAAGTGGCACATGCCGGGCACCGGCGAGGGCCTGCCGGAGCTTCCGGGAGTCGACCTCTTCGTCTCGTTTACAAGGAAGGACGGCCAGGGTGACTACTACAACTGCCCGATCTACGTGAACCACGTGTTGACCCCCAACAGGCACCCCTACATAACGACCGAGCTCACCGAGTACGCCATGGCCTTCGTCAAGGAGAAGCGGGAGAACCCCTTCTGCCTCTACCTCTCCCACAAGGCGGTTCACCACGACTGGAAGCCGCCGGAGCACCTGAAGGGGAAGTACAAGGACGCAGACCTGTCTTTCCTGGCGCCGGAGTCGGACAAGTTCAACACGATGACCAAGAACAACTTTCTCGAGGGGGGGATGGACAACATGCACAAGCGCTACAGGGACTACTGCGAGTGCCTCGAGTCGGTGGACGAGGAGTTAGGGAGGCTCCTTGCGACCTTGGAGGAGACGGGGGAGCTCGACAACACCGTCATCGTCTACGCCGGCGACAACGGCTACATCTTCGGGGAGCACCGCCTCATCGCCAAGCACTACCCCTACGAGGAGTCGATCAGGATCCCCTACATCGTCAGGTACCCCGGCCTCATTAAAGACCCGGGCAGGAAGGCCGACCAGATGGTGCTGAACATCGACCTCGCGCTGACGCTGATGGAGATCGCCGGGATACCGATTCCCGAAAGCGTCCAGGGGGAGAGCTTCGCACCGATCATGAGATCCGCCTCGGCCGAGGGCCGCGAGTCGTGGGTCTACGAGCTCTTCAGGGACTTCCCCTTCGGCGGGAGGGTCCCGCCCAACAAGACGTTAAGAACCAACACCCATAAATATATCGAGTGGGAGCTCTGCAAGGAGCCGGAGATCTACGATATCGCCAACGATCCGAGGGAGCTGAAAAATCTCTACGGGACGCCGGAGGGCGAGGCGCTGATGCCCGACCTCAAGGCGGAGCTGGATTCGTTGAAGGAGCGGTTTCACCTCGTCAGCGGGAATATTTAG